The proteins below come from a single Myxocyprinus asiaticus isolate MX2 ecotype Aquarium Trade chromosome 28, UBuf_Myxa_2, whole genome shotgun sequence genomic window:
- the LOC127418741 gene encoding sal-like protein 4 — translation MSRRKQSKPQHFNSDEPTSSQSGILHNGQTEEDGKEAKRRRSGETRVCVKCCAELFDETEFLEHEKTCTKSQQVVIMKDGDGSEVPPEFSQKSPGNYLSDHSNGQSTSNSQSKHSVESSEVIEGELALDQDELPNQEQEMSASPDMSYMPSSKLHDSNVTLESMAATKVAVTQHSSNSSNLKSPSLQPHQDTFLVIPLILEQLVSLQQQQLQQIQLTEQIRLQVATMAPQSLHSAVGAAVDPLKALGAHLSQQLSAAAALIGKRMGSQSLSLEALKQAKLPQSSTIPTSLAGGLGSMPLKADMKGLPDLANRLPMLLPQSPGVMGLQSPFNALAIGMDPSKAKSKIPGMPIEPKNGSGENLLKHKCKFCGKMFGNDSALQIHLRSHTGERPFKCNICGNRFTTKGNLKVHFQRHKDKYPHIKMNPHPVPEHLDNVSTNSSIPYGMSVPIEENGFADNKSVLGLPSVLPGFKPSFDIPMGGDLYSQRPSSSGSDGASISSGMFGQEMTGLDQTKDSLDVLAGLHHINGNDLPGENGSGTAKLQQMVDCLEKRTNDPNECMICHRVLSCQSSLKMHYRTHTGERPYKCKICGRAFSTKGNLKAHYGVHRANTPLKMQHSCPICHKKFTNAVVLQQHIRMHMGGQIPNTPLPENHFESPEALDASLTDEKNMDSNGHEDYFESPGALDASLTDEKNMDSNGHEESMEEQDFDLDNQENMNNSTEPQPATKEDQSFQGPLSMFTGIAALENHMKSLTSALNLQRQSSTASESDSGLKDSHSGSGEVDHKNGCSPAVSDTVSFHSLSPVAGSLNNGQSKSPESINPENGLKARPDSDGGAQDFGENNGALDLTSSFTPKPIKEEPGLSFSNGEYGSSHLPFMRMPPSLVKLEMQIPPESPMGAHSLYSSQMPQGATTPPGTSSAPRRSAKQHLCNVCGKNFSSASALQIHERTHTGEKPFACTICGRAFTTKGNLKVHVGTHMWNNSARRGQRLSLDNPMALMAMGPESKMIPEMLHPPKDLIPPPINFDPSVWNQYAAAFTNGLTMKTNEISVIQNGGIPLPGSLAGGPLVGSTGGITKIESSQSGIAGTVAELEKNGSESVAKFPHFMEEGKVN, via the exons ATGTCGCGGCGCAAGCAATCCAAACCACAGCATTTCAATTCAGACGAGCCCACTTCGTCACAAAGTG GGATATTGCACAACGGTCAAACCGAGGAGGATGGCAAGGAGGCCAAGAGGCGACGATCAGGAGAGACGAGGGTTTGTGTCAAATGTTGTGCAGAGCTCTTTGATGAGACCGAATTTCTCGAACATGAGAAAACTTGCACTAAGAGTCAGCAGGTAGTGATCATGAAGGATGGCGATGGGAGTGAGGTCCCCCCTGAATTCTCCCAGAAGTCTCCGGGCAATTATCTGTCCGACCATAGTAATGGTCAGTCTACTAGTAATTCCCAATCAAAACATAGCGTTGAGTCCAGTGAAGTGATAGAAGGCGAGCTCGCTCTGGACCAGGATGAGCTCCCAAATCAAGAACAAGAGATGTCTGCTAGTCCAGACATGAGCtacatgccatcttccaaattgCATGACTCTAATGTTACTCTAGAGTCCATGGCTGCAACCAAAGTCGCTGTAACTCAACATTCATCCAATTCATCCAATCTGAAGTCCCCATCCCTACAGCCACACCAAGACACATTTCTTGTCATCCCCTTGATCTTGGAACAGTTGGTGAGCCTCCAACAGCAACAACTGCAGCAGATCCAGCTAACTGAGCAGATACGCCTTCAAGTGGCCACGATGGCACCTCAGAGTCTCCACTCTGCAGTGGGTGCAGCTGTCGATCCTCTGAAAGCACTGGGTGCACATCTCTCACAGCAGCTCTCGGCCGCAGCTGCCTTGATTGGCAAACGAATGGGCTCACAGAGCTTGTCCTTGGAGGCCCTGAAACAAGCCAAGCTACCTCAATCAAGTACCATCCCCACATCCCTTGCTGGAGGTTTGGGCTCCATGCCCTTAAAGGCAGACATGAAAGGGCTCCCTGATCTAGCTAACCGCCTTCCAATGCTGCTTCCCCAATCTCCAGGGGTCATGGGATTACAGAGTCCCTTCAATGCCCTTGCGATAGGCATGGATCCCTCTAAGGCAAAGAGTAAGATTCCCGGGATGCCGATTGAGCCCAAGAATGGATCTGGTGAAAACCTTCTCAAGCATAAATGCAAATTCTGTGGGAAAATGTTTGGAAATGACAGTGCTCTTCAAATCCACTTGCGCTCGCACACTGGTGAAAGACCCTTCAAATGTAACATATGTGGAAATCGTTTTACGACCAAAGGAAACCTCAAAGTGCATTTCCAGAGACACAAGGACAAATACCCGCACATTAAGATGAATCCACATCCTGTACCAGAACACCTGGACAATGTTTCTACAAACAGCAGCATCCCTTATGGCATGTCTGTACCCATTGAGGAAAATGGATTTGCTGACAATAAATCTGTGCTTGGTCTCCCATCAGTGCTCCCAGGATTCAAACCCTCATTTGATATTCCAATGGGTGGGGACCTCTATTCTCAGAGGCCCTCCTCATCTGGCAGTGATGGTGCATCCATTTCTTCTGGGATGTTCGGTCAGGAGATGACAGGACTGGATCAAACCAAGGATTCCTTGGATGTGCTAGCTGGACTGCACCACATTAATGGTAACGACCTACCTGGGGAAAATGGCTCTGGTACCGCAAAACTACAGCAAATGGTGGATTGCTTGGAGAAGAGAACAAATGACCCCAATGAGTGCATGATCTGCCATAGAGTACTGAGCTGCCAAAGTTCCCTAAAAATGCATTACCGCACACACACCGGTGAGCGACCGTACAAATGCAAAATTTGTGGTAGGGCTTTCTCCACTAAGGGCAACCTCAAAGCACATTATGGTGTTCACAGGGCCAACACTCCACTGAAGATGCAACACTCTTGCCCAATTTGTCACAAGAAGTTCACAAATGCAGTAGTCCTACAGCAGCATATCCGTATGCACATGGGAGGCCAGATTCCCAACACCCCTCTGCctgagaatcattttgaaagtCCTGAAGCTTTGGATGCTAGCTTGACTGATGAGAAAAACATGGATTCCAATGGGCATGAGGATTATTTTGAAAGTCCTGGAGCATTGGATGCTAGCTTGACTGATGAGAAAAACATGGATTCCAATGGGCATGAGGAAAGTATGGAGGAACAAGACTTTGATTTGGACAATCAGGAGAATATGAACAACTCTACAGAGCCACAGCCGGCCACAAAAGAGGATCAGTCTTTCCAAGGTCCACTGTCTATGTTTACAGGTATTGCTGCCCTGGAGAACCATATGAAGAGCCTCACATCTGCTCTGAACCTACAACGACAAAGCAGCACTGCTTCTGAGAGTGACAGTGGGCTGAAAGATTCGCATTCAGGTTCTGGAGAAGTGGATCACAAGAATGGCTGCAGTCCAGCAGTGTCTGATACTGTGTCTTTTCACTCTTTGTCCCCTGTTGCTGGTTCTCTGAATAATGGGCAGTCCAAATCTCCAGAATCCATAAACCCAGAGAATGGACTTAAAGCTAGACCAGACTCTGATGGCGGAGCGCAAGATTTTGGTGAAAACAATGGAGCACTGGACTTGACATCCAGTTTTACTCCAAAACCAATTAAAGAGGAGCCAGGCTTATCCTTCTCCAATGGAGAATATG GTTCTAGTCACTTGCCATTCATGAGGATGCCTCCTAGTCTGGTCAAACTGGAGATGCAGATCCCTCCGGAAAGTCCCATGGGTGCCCACAGCCTGTACAGCTCCCAAATGCCTCAAGGGGCCACCACTCCTCCTGGTACTTCTAGTGCTCCACGTCGGTCTGCCAAGCAACATCTCTGCAATGTCTGTGGGAAGAACTTTTCATCTGCCAGTGCCCTGCAGATCCATGAACGCACTCACACAGGAGAAAAGCCGTTTGCTTGCACAATTTGCGGCAGGGCTTTCACTACAAAGGGCAATCTAAAG GTACACGTTGGTACTCATATGTGGAATAATTCGGCAAGACGAGGTCAGCGTTTATCATTGGATAACCCAATGGCTTTGATGGCCATGGGCCCGGAGTCCAAGATGATTCCAGAAATGTTGCATCCCCCAAAGGACTTGATTCCTCCACCAATTAATTTTGACCCATCGGTATGGAACCAGTACGCTGCTGCCTTCACAAATGGCTTGACCATGAAGACTAATGAGATTTCGGTCAtccaaaatggtggcattcctctCCCAGGAAGTCTTGCTGGAGGCCCTTTGGTGGGCTCTACTGGGGGAATTACGAAGATTGAGTCCTCCCAGTCTGGCATCGCTGGCACAGTTGCTGAATTGGAAAAAAATGGCTCTGAAAGTGTAGCAAAGTTTCCACATTTTATGGAGGAGGGTAAAGTGAATTAG